From Rhodopseudomonas palustris, a single genomic window includes:
- a CDS encoding DNA-directed RNA polymerase subunit alpha — MTGQEGDTVTIQKNWQELIRPNKLQVTAGSDATRFATLVAEPLERGFGQTLGNALRRVLLSSLQGAAVQSVHIDGVLHEFSSIAGVREDVTDIVLNIKDISLKMQGEGPKRMVIKKSGPGVVTAGDIQTVGDIVVLNPDLQLCTLDDGAEIRMEFTVNTGKGYVAAERNRPEDAPIGLIPVDSLYSPVRKVSYKVENTREGQILDYDKLTMTVETNGAITPEDAVAYAARILQDQLNVFVNFEEPRKEVTQEIIPDLAFNPAFLKKVDELELSVRSANCLKNDNIVYIGDLVQKSEAEMLRTPNFGRKSLNEIKEVLAQMGLHLGMEVPGWPPENIDELAKRFEDHY, encoded by the coding sequence TTGACCGGCCAGGAAGGTGACACAGTGACGATCCAGAAAAATTGGCAGGAATTGATTCGGCCGAACAAGCTCCAGGTTACGGCCGGGAGCGATGCCACCCGGTTCGCGACGCTGGTCGCCGAGCCGCTTGAGCGCGGCTTCGGCCAGACGCTCGGCAACGCGCTGCGCCGCGTGCTGCTGTCGTCGCTGCAGGGCGCGGCGGTGCAGTCGGTGCATATCGACGGCGTGCTGCACGAGTTCTCCTCGATCGCCGGCGTGCGCGAGGACGTCACCGACATCGTGCTGAACATCAAGGACATCTCGCTGAAGATGCAGGGCGAAGGCCCGAAGCGGATGGTCATCAAGAAGTCCGGTCCGGGCGTCGTCACCGCCGGTGACATCCAGACCGTCGGCGACATCGTCGTGCTGAACCCGGATCTGCAGCTCTGCACGCTGGACGACGGCGCCGAGATCCGCATGGAGTTCACCGTCAACACCGGCAAGGGTTACGTCGCCGCCGAGCGCAACCGTCCCGAGGACGCGCCGATTGGCCTGATCCCGGTCGACAGCCTGTATTCGCCGGTTCGCAAGGTGTCGTACAAGGTCGAGAACACCCGCGAGGGTCAGATCCTCGACTACGACAAGCTGACCATGACGGTGGAGACCAACGGCGCGATCACGCCGGAAGACGCCGTCGCCTATGCGGCGCGCATCCTGCAGGATCAGCTCAACGTCTTCGTCAACTTCGAAGAGCCGCGCAAGGAAGTCACCCAGGAGATCATCCCGGATCTGGCCTTCAACCCGGCGTTCCTCAAGAAGGTGGACGAGCTGGAGCTGTCGGTGCGTTCGGCGAACTGCCTGAAGAACGACAACATCGTCTATATCGGCGACCTGGTTCAGAAGTCGGAAGCCGAAATGCTCCGCACCCCGAACTTCGGCCGCAAGTCGCTGAACGAGATCAAGGAAGTGCTGGCGCAGATGGGCCTGCATCTCGGCATGGAAGTGCCGGGCTGGCCGCCGGAGAACATCGACGAGCTCGCCAAGCGCTTCGAAGATCACTACTGA
- the rpsM gene encoding 30S ribosomal protein S13, whose product MARIAGVNIPTNKRVLIALQYIHGIGQKHAADIVEKVKIPLDRRVNQLSDAEVLQIREVIDRDYLVEGDLRRETGMNIKRLMDLGCYRGLRHRRGLPVRGQRTHTNARTRKGPAKAIAGKKK is encoded by the coding sequence GTGGCCCGTATAGCCGGCGTGAATATCCCGACCAACAAGCGCGTCCTGATTGCGCTTCAGTACATCCATGGCATCGGCCAGAAGCATGCCGCCGACATCGTCGAGAAGGTGAAGATCCCGCTCGACCGTCGCGTCAACCAGCTCAGCGACGCCGAAGTGCTGCAGATCCGCGAAGTGATCGACCGCGACTATCTGGTCGAGGGCGACCTTCGCCGTGAGACCGGTATGAACATCAAGCGTCTGATGGACCTCGGCTGCTATCGCGGCCTGCGCCATCGTCGCGGCCTGCCGGTGCGTGGTCAGCGCACCCACACCAACGCCCGTACCCGCAAGGGTCCGGCGAAGGCGATCGCCGGCAAGAAGAAGTAA
- the rplQ gene encoding 50S ribosomal protein L17: MKHGKVHRKLNRTAEHRKAMFANMCAALIKHEQIVTTLPKAKELRPIVEKLVTLGKKGGLDKRRQAIAEMRDLEQVKKLFDVLAPRYADRNGGYTRIIKAGFRYGDNAAMAVIEFVDRDEDAKGKDSGPTQDSEAEAA; this comes from the coding sequence ATGAAGCACGGCAAGGTTCATCGGAAGCTCAACCGCACTGCCGAACACCGCAAGGCGATGTTCGCCAACATGTGCGCCGCGCTGATCAAGCACGAGCAGATCGTCACCACGCTGCCGAAGGCCAAGGAGCTGCGGCCGATCGTCGAGAAGCTGGTCACCCTCGGCAAGAAGGGTGGCCTTGACAAGCGCCGGCAGGCGATCGCCGAAATGCGCGACCTCGAGCAGGTCAAGAAGCTGTTCGACGTGCTGGCGCCGCGCTACGCCGACCGCAACGGCGGCTACACCCGCATCATCAAGGCCGGCTTCCGCTACGGCGACAATGCCGCGATGGCGGTGATCGAGTTCGTCGACCGCGACGAGGACGCCAAGGGCAAGGATTCGGGTCCGACGCAGGACAGCGAAGCCGAAGCGGCGTAA
- a CDS encoding zinc-binding alcohol dehydrogenase family protein — MKAVGYTKSLPIDDPEALLDFELPAPEPGPRDLRVAVKAISVNPVDFKVRRRAAPPAGEHKILGYDAAGVVEAVGAEVTLFRPGDEVFYAGSIQRPGTNAELHLVDERIVGRKPTTLSFAQAAALPLTSITAWELLFDRLGARPSKGFDPRTLLIVGGAGGVGSILIQLARRLTGLTIIATASRPETRQWCLDLGAHAVVDHSQQMKPQIDALKLPPVALIASLTGTERHFPDLVEILAPQGKIGLIDDPAALNPMLLKPKSASLHWEAMFARSSYQTADMIAQHDLLDEVAGLIDTGVLRTTHQQTFGTITAANLKRAHALLESGTSIGKIVLEGWE, encoded by the coding sequence ATGAAAGCTGTCGGATACACCAAGAGCCTCCCGATCGACGATCCGGAGGCGCTGCTCGATTTCGAGCTGCCCGCGCCCGAACCGGGTCCACGCGACCTGCGGGTTGCGGTGAAGGCGATCTCGGTCAATCCGGTCGACTTCAAGGTACGCAGGCGCGCCGCGCCGCCGGCCGGCGAGCACAAGATCCTCGGCTACGACGCGGCCGGCGTGGTCGAGGCGGTCGGCGCCGAGGTGACACTGTTCCGGCCGGGCGACGAGGTGTTTTACGCCGGCTCGATCCAGCGGCCCGGCACCAACGCCGAACTGCATCTGGTCGACGAGCGCATCGTCGGCCGCAAGCCGACCACGCTGTCGTTCGCGCAGGCCGCGGCGCTGCCGCTGACCTCGATCACCGCCTGGGAACTGCTGTTCGACCGGCTCGGCGCGCGGCCGAGCAAGGGGTTCGATCCGCGTACGCTGCTGATCGTCGGCGGCGCCGGCGGCGTCGGCTCGATCCTGATCCAACTCGCGCGGCGGCTCACCGGGCTGACGATCATCGCCACGGCGTCGCGGCCCGAAACCCGGCAATGGTGTCTCGACCTCGGCGCCCACGCGGTGGTCGATCACAGCCAACAGATGAAGCCGCAGATCGACGCTCTGAAGCTGCCGCCGGTCGCGCTGATCGCCAGCCTCACCGGCACCGAACGACACTTCCCGGATTTGGTCGAGATCCTGGCGCCGCAGGGCAAGATCGGCCTGATCGACGATCCGGCGGCGCTGAACCCGATGCTGCTGAAGCCGAAATCAGCGTCGCTGCATTGGGAAGCGATGTTCGCCCGCTCCTCGTATCAGACCGCCGACATGATCGCGCAGCACGATTTGCTCGACGAGGTCGCCGGCCTGATCGACACCGGCGTACTGCGGACGACTCATCAACAGACCTTCGGCACCATCACCGCCGCCAACCTGAAACGCGCGCATGCGTTGCTGGAGAGCGGCACGTCGATCGGGAAGATTGTGCTGGAGGGGTGGGAGTAG
- a CDS encoding DegQ family serine endoprotease, producing MNPIRTFAVLCLSLALTTPLAAQERRVPSSPADLKLSYAPIVQHVQPAVVNVYAAKLVQNRNPLLDDPIFRRFFGVPGQPEQIQRSLGSGVMVDASGLVVTNNHVIEGADQVKVALADKREFEAEIVLKDSRTDLAVLRIKDGREKFATLDFANSDDLLVGDVVLAIGNPFGVGQTVTHGIVSALARTQVGITDYQFFIQTDAAINPGNSGGALVDITGKLIGINTAIFSRSGGSQGIGFAIPANMVRVVVASAKSGGKAVKRPWLGARLQAVTPEIAETLGLKRPGGALVASVTQGSPAERAGLKLSDLIVSIDGFAIDDPNGFDYRFATRPLGGAAQLEVQRSGKPVKLSIPLETAPDTGRDELVITSRSPFQGARIANISPAIADEMRLDPSVEGVVVTELAGDSTAANVGFQKGDIIVAVNNTRIAKTGDLERVAGQSPRLWRIMLVRGGQQIQVTLGG from the coding sequence ATGAACCCGATCCGCACGTTCGCCGTCCTGTGTCTGTCGCTCGCCCTCACCACGCCGCTCGCGGCGCAGGAGCGGCGGGTGCCGTCGTCGCCGGCGGATTTGAAGCTGTCCTACGCGCCGATCGTGCAGCACGTGCAGCCGGCGGTGGTGAACGTCTACGCCGCCAAGCTGGTGCAGAATCGTAACCCGCTGCTCGACGATCCGATCTTTCGCCGGTTCTTCGGCGTGCCCGGCCAGCCGGAGCAGATCCAGCGCTCTCTCGGCTCCGGCGTGATGGTCGACGCCTCCGGCCTCGTGGTCACCAACAACCACGTCATCGAGGGGGCGGATCAGGTCAAAGTTGCGCTCGCCGACAAGCGCGAGTTCGAGGCCGAGATCGTGCTGAAGGACAGCCGTACCGATCTGGCGGTGCTGCGTATCAAGGACGGCCGCGAGAAGTTCGCGACGCTCGATTTCGCAAACTCCGACGATCTCTTGGTTGGCGACGTGGTGCTGGCGATCGGCAATCCGTTCGGTGTCGGCCAGACCGTGACTCATGGCATCGTCTCGGCGCTGGCGCGCACCCAGGTCGGCATCACCGACTATCAGTTCTTCATCCAGACCGACGCGGCGATCAATCCCGGCAATTCCGGCGGTGCGCTGGTCGACATCACGGGCAAGCTGATCGGCATCAACACCGCGATCTTCTCGCGCTCCGGCGGCTCCCAGGGCATCGGCTTCGCGATCCCAGCCAACATGGTGCGGGTTGTGGTCGCCTCGGCCAAGAGCGGCGGCAAGGCGGTGAAGCGGCCGTGGCTGGGCGCGCGGCTGCAAGCGGTGACGCCGGAGATCGCCGAAACCCTCGGCCTGAAACGGCCGGGAGGCGCGCTGGTCGCCAGTGTCACCCAGGGCAGCCCGGCGGAGCGGGCCGGGCTGAAACTATCCGACCTGATCGTCTCGATCGACGGCTTTGCGATCGACGATCCCAACGGCTTCGATTATCGCTTCGCCACCCGGCCGCTCGGCGGCGCCGCGCAGCTCGAAGTGCAGCGCAGCGGCAAGCCGGTGAAGCTCTCGATCCCGCTCGAAACCGCGCCGGACACCGGCCGCGACGAGCTGGTGATCACCTCGCGGTCGCCGTTCCAGGGTGCCAGGATCGCCAACATCTCTCCGGCGATCGCCGACGAGATGCGGCTCGATCCGAGCGTCGAAGGGGTCGTCGTCACCGAACTTGCCGGCGACAGCACCGCCGCGAATGTCGGATTCCAGAAGGGCGACATCATCGTCGCGGTCAACAACACCCGGATCGCCAAGACCGGAGACCTCGAACGAGTCGCCGGCCAATCGCCGCGGCTGTGGCGCATCATGCTGGTCCGCGGCGGCCAGCAGATCCAAGTCACCCTCGGCGGTTAG
- a CDS encoding SDR family NAD(P)-dependent oxidoreductase, with translation MHIDLSGKTALVTGSTAGIGHAIAKGLAAAGAEVVVNGRSQAKVDAALTALDHAVPGAKLCGVAADVSTAEGCAALLVEIPRVDILINNAGIFEPKPFFDIPDADWQRFFDVNVMSGVRLSRAYMPAMLERNWGRIVFISSESALMIPQEMIHYGMTKTAQLSISRGLAEMTRGTAVTVNAVMPGPTMSEGVQTFVADLAQQNGQSEAEAAANFIKQHRPGSLIQRFATVEEIANMVVYVSSKEAAATNGAALRAEGGLLQTIA, from the coding sequence ATGCACATCGATCTGTCCGGCAAGACCGCGCTCGTCACCGGCTCGACCGCCGGCATCGGTCACGCCATCGCCAAGGGGCTCGCCGCGGCCGGCGCGGAGGTCGTGGTCAACGGCCGCAGCCAGGCCAAGGTCGACGCCGCGCTCACCGCGCTCGACCACGCGGTACCCGGCGCCAAGCTGTGCGGCGTCGCCGCCGATGTGTCCACGGCGGAGGGCTGCGCCGCACTGCTGGTGGAGATTCCGCGCGTCGACATCCTGATCAACAACGCCGGCATCTTCGAGCCGAAACCGTTCTTCGACATTCCCGACGCCGATTGGCAGCGCTTCTTCGACGTCAACGTGATGAGCGGGGTGCGGCTGTCGCGCGCCTATATGCCGGCGATGCTGGAGCGCAACTGGGGCCGCATCGTCTTCATCTCGTCGGAGTCCGCCCTGATGATCCCGCAGGAAATGATCCACTACGGCATGACCAAGACCGCGCAGCTATCGATCTCGCGCGGCCTTGCCGAGATGACCCGCGGCACCGCGGTCACCGTCAATGCGGTGATGCCCGGCCCGACGATGAGCGAGGGCGTGCAGACCTTCGTGGCGGATCTGGCGCAGCAGAACGGCCAGTCGGAGGCCGAAGCCGCCGCCAACTTCATCAAGCAGCACCGCCCCGGCTCGCTGATCCAGCGCTTCGCCACCGTCGAAGAGATCGCCAACATGGTGGTTTATGTGTCGTCCAAGGAAGCCGCCGCCACCAACGGCGCCGCGCTCCGCGCCGAAGGCGGCCTGCTGCAGACGATCGCGTAG
- the rpsK gene encoding 30S ribosomal protein S11 gives MAKDATRIRRRERKNIASGIAHVNSSFNNTTITITDAQGNAIAWSSAGTMGFKGSRKSTPYAAQVAAEDVAKKAQEHGMRTLEVEVAGPGSGRESALRALQAAGFTVTSIRDVTTIPHNGCRPRKRRRV, from the coding sequence ATGGCCAAGGACGCCACCCGCATTCGCCGTCGCGAGCGCAAGAACATCGCCTCCGGCATCGCGCATGTGAATTCGTCGTTCAACAACACCACCATCACCATCACCGACGCGCAGGGCAATGCGATCGCCTGGTCGTCGGCCGGCACGATGGGTTTCAAGGGCTCGCGCAAGTCGACCCCGTACGCCGCCCAGGTCGCGGCGGAGGACGTCGCCAAGAAGGCGCAGGAGCACGGCATGCGCACCCTCGAAGTCGAGGTGGCGGGCCCCGGTTCGGGTCGCGAGTCGGCGCTGCGCGCGCTGCAGGCGGCGGGCTTCACGGTGACCTCGATCCGCGACGTCACCACCATCCCGCACAACGGCTGCCGCCCGCGCAAGCGTCGTCGCGTCTGA
- a CDS encoding adenylate kinase — MRLILLGPPGAGKGTQAARLVEQHGIVQLSTGDMLRAAVAAGTPIGLKAKDIMAAGGLVPDEVVIGIISDRIDQDDAAHGFILDGFPRTVPQAEALDRLLGDKGFDLDAVVELKVNEGALLDRVETRVAEMRARGEEPRADDNAEALAKRLSAYRAQTEPLVDYYSEKRKLLTVDGMMTIDEVTREIGRVLDAVRAADAKKDAKAKGTKAARAKRTVKTGANKPATKAKAAKSRSKSTSKSAAKPKAPKKAAAKPAAKSGAKAGSTKKSSAKQAVGKTASSKKVVAKKAAGKPAVSKAGKAAVGKTAKAGLKKAAKAVAKAGKKAAKAVVKAAKGAAKPAAGKKAAGKKATRKAAAASKTKAVAKVQTRGKKAKKVTKKRA; from the coding sequence ATGAGACTGATCCTTCTCGGACCGCCTGGCGCGGGCAAGGGCACCCAGGCGGCCCGTCTGGTCGAGCAGCACGGCATCGTGCAGCTCTCCACCGGCGACATGCTGCGCGCTGCGGTCGCGGCGGGCACGCCGATCGGCCTCAAGGCCAAGGACATCATGGCGGCCGGCGGTCTGGTGCCGGACGAGGTGGTGATCGGGATCATCTCCGACCGGATCGATCAGGACGACGCCGCGCACGGTTTCATCCTGGACGGCTTCCCGCGCACCGTGCCGCAGGCCGAGGCCCTCGACCGTCTGCTAGGGGACAAGGGCTTCGATCTCGACGCCGTGGTCGAGCTGAAGGTGAATGAGGGCGCGCTGCTCGACCGGGTCGAGACCCGCGTCGCCGAGATGCGCGCCCGCGGCGAGGAGCCGCGCGCCGACGACAACGCCGAAGCGCTGGCCAAGCGACTTTCCGCCTATCGGGCGCAGACCGAGCCGCTGGTCGACTATTATTCCGAGAAGCGCAAGCTGCTGACCGTCGACGGCATGATGACGATCGACGAGGTCACCCGCGAGATCGGCCGGGTGCTCGATGCGGTTCGTGCCGCTGATGCCAAGAAGGACGCCAAGGCTAAGGGGACCAAGGCTGCCCGCGCCAAGCGCACGGTGAAAACCGGCGCCAACAAGCCGGCGACCAAGGCGAAGGCTGCCAAGTCCAGGTCCAAGTCCACGTCCAAGTCCGCGGCCAAGCCCAAGGCGCCCAAGAAGGCCGCGGCGAAGCCCGCCGCAAAGTCGGGTGCGAAGGCTGGTTCCACCAAAAAGTCTTCGGCCAAACAGGCGGTTGGCAAGACAGCTTCAAGTAAGAAGGTCGTCGCCAAGAAGGCTGCGGGCAAGCCTGCCGTTTCGAAGGCCGGCAAGGCTGCGGTCGGCAAGACCGCGAAGGCTGGTCTGAAGAAGGCGGCCAAAGCTGTTGCGAAGGCTGGTAAAAAGGCCGCCAAGGCAGTCGTGAAGGCCGCCAAGGGCGCGGCCAAGCCGGCGGCCGGCAAGAAGGCGGCTGGCAAGAAGGCGACCCGAAAGGCCGCCGCTGCGTCGAAGACCAAGGCTGTCGCCAAGGTTCAGACGCGTGGCAAGAAGGCCAAGAAGGTCACGAAGAAGCGAGCTTGA
- a CDS encoding putative bifunctional diguanylate cyclase/phosphodiesterase: MTRADSSFKAIALAKAQARTALRNVRLTLLSNIVIALSLAALLYRENGETPILWWLGAATVLALFRAWWVARLARTGAVETAPYQVLRQLTLLAFASGLLWSVVPAAVGVFAAHQGIDYITFIMVGATTGAIIQGAAYARVALAFAAPVMAATLFRIMMSGNSSDYIILFDGVFLTFMLFRAAIGGEREFTASQMTALEATDLANSLASANNEVLSSNRALEQIARADPLTGLANRSHFRDAAAAACRSGQGVAFVLFDVDNFKTINDTRGHDAGDRVIAAVAELLRSSCGPHDLPVRLGGDEFIVVLQGEDVAARALALARRLSGALTRPLRVAGQPLAISCSIGIAAHSGGPIDVEDVFSRADAALYRAKDDGRACIRLFDGRMQEEFLLQRCIDGDLPGALARGELHLEFQPQVVLATGQVVGFEALLRWRHPTAGLIPPPDIIHAAIRLQLSARLLSFIGDASCEFLRALDRSGAPPLTVAINVSPRELTLHSPSKILIDLTQRHGIDPRRIEIEITEEALFDPKQCARELQRIEHYGFGLAIDDFGVGHSSISNLMSIALDTIKIDRSFVHGVSANVQNQQLIAAITAVARPLGHRIIAEGVESQGEAETLRMLGCSYGQGWLYGRPMRAADAVAWLAGRDDERRSERQLA; encoded by the coding sequence ATGACCCGCGCCGACAGCAGCTTCAAGGCGATCGCTCTCGCCAAGGCCCAGGCCCGCACGGCGTTGCGCAACGTCCGGCTCACCTTGCTCTCCAACATCGTGATCGCGCTGTCGCTCGCGGCGCTGCTATATCGCGAGAACGGCGAGACCCCGATCCTGTGGTGGCTCGGCGCCGCGACGGTGCTGGCGCTGTTTCGGGCCTGGTGGGTTGCGCGGTTGGCGAGGACGGGGGCAGTGGAGACGGCGCCGTATCAGGTGCTGCGCCAGTTGACGCTGCTGGCCTTCGCCAGCGGTCTGTTGTGGAGCGTCGTGCCTGCGGCGGTCGGGGTGTTCGCCGCCCATCAGGGCATCGACTACATCACCTTCATCATGGTCGGCGCCACCACCGGCGCGATCATCCAGGGCGCCGCCTATGCCCGCGTCGCGCTCGCCTTCGCGGCGCCGGTGATGGCGGCGACGCTGTTCCGGATCATGATGTCCGGTAACAGCTCTGACTACATCATCTTGTTCGACGGGGTGTTCCTCACCTTCATGCTGTTCCGTGCTGCGATCGGCGGCGAGCGGGAGTTCACTGCCAGCCAGATGACCGCGCTGGAGGCGACCGATCTCGCCAATTCGCTGGCAAGCGCTAACAACGAAGTGCTGAGTTCGAACCGCGCGCTGGAGCAGATCGCGCGAGCCGATCCGCTTACCGGGCTCGCCAACCGCAGTCACTTCCGCGACGCCGCGGCGGCCGCGTGTCGCTCGGGGCAGGGCGTCGCCTTCGTGCTGTTCGACGTCGACAACTTCAAGACCATCAACGACACCCGCGGCCACGATGCCGGCGACCGGGTGATCGCCGCGGTGGCCGAACTGCTGCGGTCGTCGTGCGGGCCGCACGATCTGCCGGTGCGGCTCGGCGGCGATGAATTCATTGTGGTGCTGCAGGGCGAAGACGTCGCGGCGCGGGCGCTGGCCCTGGCGCGGCGGCTGAGCGGCGCGCTGACCCGGCCGCTGCGGGTTGCGGGGCAGCCGCTGGCGATCAGTTGCTCGATCGGCATCGCGGCGCATTCGGGCGGGCCGATCGATGTCGAGGACGTGTTCTCGCGCGCCGACGCCGCGCTGTACCGCGCCAAGGACGACGGCCGCGCCTGCATCCGGCTGTTCGACGGGCGGATGCAGGAGGAGTTCCTGCTGCAGCGCTGCATCGACGGCGATCTGCCGGGCGCGCTGGCGCGGGGCGAACTGCATCTCGAATTCCAGCCGCAGGTAGTGCTCGCCACCGGACAGGTGGTCGGCTTCGAGGCGCTGCTGCGCTGGCGCCATCCGACCGCCGGGCTGATCCCGCCGCCGGACATCATCCATGCCGCGATCCGGCTGCAACTGTCGGCGCGGCTGCTGTCGTTCATCGGCGACGCGTCGTGCGAGTTCCTGCGTGCGCTCGACCGCAGCGGCGCGCCGCCGCTCACTGTCGCGATCAACGTTTCGCCGCGCGAACTGACGCTGCATTCGCCGTCCAAAATCCTGATCGACCTGACCCAGCGTCACGGCATCGATCCGCGCCGGATCGAGATCGAGATCACCGAAGAGGCACTGTTCGATCCCAAGCAGTGCGCCCGCGAGTTGCAGCGGATCGAGCACTACGGCTTTGGCCTTGCGATCGACGATTTCGGCGTCGGCCATTCGTCGATCTCGAATCTGATGAGCATCGCGCTCGACACCATCAAGATCGACCGCTCGTTCGTGCACGGCGTCAGCGCCAATGTTCAGAACCAGCAACTGATCGCCGCGATCACCGCGGTGGCGCGGCCGCTCGGCCACCGCATCATCGCCGAGGGCGTCGAGAGCCAGG
- a CDS encoding winged helix-turn-helix transcriptional regulator yields the protein MKRRDFACAPGCSVEVTLDLIDGKWKGVILYHLQDGRLRFGELRRRMPGITQRMLTKQLRALEDDDLITREVFAEVPPRVEYALSETGERLRPVIDALKRWGEEHRARQQQLPPRSEPAAETAEAQPA from the coding sequence ATGAAACGTCGCGATTTCGCCTGTGCCCCCGGCTGCTCGGTCGAGGTGACGCTCGACCTGATCGACGGCAAGTGGAAGGGCGTCATCCTGTATCATTTGCAGGACGGCCGGCTGCGGTTCGGCGAGCTGCGCCGGCGGATGCCGGGCATCACCCAGCGGATGCTGACCAAGCAGCTCCGCGCTCTGGAAGACGACGACCTGATCACCCGCGAGGTGTTCGCCGAGGTGCCGCCGCGGGTGGAATACGCGCTGTCGGAGACCGGCGAGCGACTGCGCCCGGTGATCGATGCGCTCAAGCGCTGGGGCGAGGAACATCGCGCCCGCCAGCAGCAGCTTCCCCCGCGGTCCGAGCCCGCAGCCGAAACCGCCGAGGCTCAGCCGGCGTGA
- a CDS encoding replication-associated recombination protein A, protein MSPKRPQQSENLFAAAGLEREAPRPLPDRLRPRSLADVVGQDHIVGPDGALTRMLETRTLGSLVFWGPPGTGKTTVARLLADATELHFEQISAVFSGVADLKKVFDAARARREMGTGTLLFVDEVHRFNKAQQDSFLPVMEDGTVVMVGATTENPSFELNAALLSRARVLVFRSLDAEAIEKLFVHAEEVEGRKLPLDAEARAVLVRMADGDGRASLTLAEEVWRSARAGEVFNATQLQDILQRRAPIYDKGADGHYNLISALHKSVRGSDPDAALYYLCRMFDAGEDPLFLARRVVRMAVEDVGLADPQALVIANAAKDAYDFLGSPEGELAIAQAVIYVATAPKSNAAYTAYKTAMRTAKQAGSLLPPKHILNAPTGLMKNEGYGSGYQYDHDTPEGFSGQDYFPETLGRQTFYDPPDRGFEREIRKRLDYWAKLRAAKGN, encoded by the coding sequence ATGAGCCCGAAGCGCCCGCAACAATCCGAAAATCTGTTCGCCGCCGCGGGTCTCGAGCGCGAGGCGCCGCGGCCGTTGCCGGATCGGCTGCGGCCGCGCTCGCTTGCCGACGTCGTCGGGCAGGATCACATCGTCGGCCCCGACGGCGCATTGACGCGGATGCTGGAGACCCGCACGCTCGGCTCGCTGGTGTTCTGGGGCCCGCCCGGCACCGGCAAGACGACGGTCGCGCGGCTGCTGGCCGACGCCACCGAGCTGCATTTCGAGCAGATCTCCGCGGTGTTTTCCGGCGTCGCCGATCTGAAGAAAGTGTTCGATGCCGCCCGCGCCCGCCGCGAGATGGGCACCGGCACGCTGCTGTTCGTCGACGAGGTGCACCGCTTCAACAAAGCGCAGCAGGACTCGTTTCTGCCGGTGATGGAAGACGGCACCGTGGTGATGGTCGGCGCGACCACCGAGAACCCGTCGTTCGAGCTGAATGCGGCGTTGTTGTCTCGTGCGCGTGTGCTGGTGTTTCGTTCGCTCGATGCCGAGGCGATCGAGAAGCTGTTCGTTCACGCCGAAGAGGTCGAGGGAAGGAAGCTGCCGCTCGACGCCGAGGCGCGCGCGGTGCTGGTGCGGATGGCGGACGGCGACGGCCGCGCCTCGTTGACGCTGGCCGAAGAGGTCTGGCGCTCGGCGCGCGCCGGCGAAGTGTTCAATGCCACGCAGCTTCAGGACATCCTGCAGCGCCGCGCGCCGATCTACGACAAGGGCGCCGACGGTCACTACAACCTGATCTCCGCGCTGCACAAATCGGTGCGCGGCTCCGATCCGGACGCCGCGCTGTACTATCTGTGCCGGATGTTCGACGCCGGCGAGGATCCGCTGTTCCTGGCGCGGCGGGTGGTGCGGATGGCGGTCGAAGACGTCGGGCTGGCCGATCCGCAGGCGCTGGTGATCGCCAACGCCGCCAAGGACGCTTACGACTTTCTCGGCAGCCCGGAGGGCGAACTGGCGATCGCGCAAGCCGTGATCTACGTCGCCACCGCGCCGAAATCGAATGCCGCCTATACCGCCTACAAGACGGCGATGCGCACCGCCAAGCAGGCCGGCTCGCTGCTGCCGCCCAAGCATATCCTCAATGCCCCCACCGGGCTGATGAAGAACGAGGGCTACGGCTCGGGCTATCAGTACGACCACGACACCCCGGAAGGTTTCTCCGGCCAGGACTACTTCCCGGAAACGCTCGGCCGTCAGACCTTCTACGATCCGCCTGACCGCGGCTTCGAGCGCGAGATCCGCAAGCGGCTGGACTATTGGGCCAAGCTGCGCGCCGCCAAGGGCAATTAG